One genomic segment of Vulpes vulpes isolate BD-2025 chromosome 2, VulVul3, whole genome shotgun sequence includes these proteins:
- the LOC112910765 gene encoding keratin, type I cytoskeletal 13, producing the protein MSCRLQSSSASYGGGFGGGSCQLGGGRSISTCSTRFVSGGSAGGYGGGMSCGFGGGAGSGFGGGFGGGAGSGFGGGFGGGFGGGFGGGFGGGFGGSFGDYGGGDGGLLSGNEKITMQNLNDRLASYLDKVRALEEANTELEVKIRDWHLKQSPSSPERDYSPYYKTIEELRDKILAATIDNNRVILEIDNARLAADDFRLKYENELTLRQSVEADINGLRRVLDELTLSKTDLEMQIESLNEELAYLKKNHEEEMKEFSNQMVGQVNVEMDATPGIDLTRVLAEMREQYEAMAEKNRRDAEEWFHSKSAELNKEVSTNTAMIQTSKTEITELRRTLQGLEIELQSQLSMKAGLESTLADTECRYALQLQQIQGLISSIEAQLSELRSEMECQNQEYKMLLDIKTRLEQEIATYRSLLEGQDARMAGLTSSGGSTSVSITTTSSSRTSDTRRP; encoded by the exons ATGAGCTGTCGCCTGCAGAGCTCCTCTGCCAGCTATGGAGGTGGTTTCGGGGGTGGCTCTTGTCAGCTTGGGGGAGGCCGCAGTATCTCTACTTGCTCAACCCGCTTTGTCTCTGGGGGATCAGCTGGGGGATACGGGGGTGGCATGAGCTGCGGCTTCGGTGGGGGCGCTGGGAGTGGTTTTGGGGGTGGCTTCGGTGGAGGGGCTGGTAGCGGTTTTGGCGGAGGCTTTGGAGGTGGCTTCGGAGGTGGCTTCGGAGGTGGCTTTGGTGGGGGTTTTGGCGGCAGCTTTGGTGACTATGGTGGTGGCGATGGTGGCCTCCTCTCCGGCAATGAGAAGATCACCATGCAGAACCTCAACGACCGCCTGGCCTCCTACTTGGACAAGGTGCGTGCCCTGGAGGAGGCCAACACCGAGCTGGAGGTGAAGATCCGAGACTGGCACCTGAAGCAGAGCCCCAGCAGCCCGGAGCGGGACTACAGCCCCTACTATAAGACCATCGAGGAGCTCCGGGACAAG ATCCTGGCGGCCACCATCGACAATAACCGGGTCATTCTGGAGATTGACAACGCCAGGCTGGCGGCAGACGACTTCAGGCTCAA gTATGAGAACGAGCTGACCCTGCGCCAGAGCGTGGAGGCCGACATCAATGGCCTGCGCCGGGTGCTGGACGAGCTGACCCTGTCCAAGACCGATCTGGAGATGCAGATTGAGAGCCTGAATGAGGAGCTAGCCTACCTGAAGAAGAACCATGAGGAG GAGATGAAGGAGTTCAGCAACCAGATGGTAGGCCAGGTCAACGTGGAGATGGATGCCACCCCGGGCATTGACCTGACCCGTGTGCTGGCGGAGATGAGGGAGCAGTACGAGGCCATGGCGGAGAAGAACCGACGGGACGCCGAGGAATGGTTCCACAGCAAG AGTGCAGAGCTGAACAAGGAGGTGTCTACTAACACTGCCATGATTCAGACCAGCAAGACAGAGATCACGGAGCTCAGGCGTACGCTCCAGGGCCTGGAGATCGAGCTGCAGTCCCAGCTCAGCATG AAAGCCGGGCTGGAGAGCACGCTGGCGGATACGGAGTGCCGCTATGCACTGCAGCTGCAGCAGATCCAGGGGCTCATTAGCAGCATCGAGGCCCAGCTGAGTGAGCTCCGCAGCGAGATGGAGTGCCAGAACCAGGAGTACAAGATGCTGCTGGACATCAAGACGCGGCTGGAGCAGGAGATCGCCACCTACCGCAGCCTGCTGGAGGGCCAGGATGCCAG